In the Armatimonas rosea genome, one interval contains:
- a CDS encoding ParB/RepB/Spo0J family partition protein, whose translation MNTQMLLLSRIVETPGFNPREKYGDEEFAELVESIRTNGMITPPLVRAADAEGMSWSLVAGHRRVKAARQIGLEQIACVCLPYAPEADNLPLALIENLHRKDLDPIEKAKGFKRMMDRGLNKLQVGKVLGISDAYVGRMLSLLELPSPIQQLVTTKGLGQEAASHLATGIRQGMPKREATTLARTAAKDKLTGYEVRQEVRKSLGDPMPPVRQPSEIFLSLPMSKKPVLDWALMRFGSLAGALEALQALHAPATAKKQAGEPSPIAVGSDAVMGTWRDPMGVVRTGQRRWPEFLVGMNQGTGGLIALPAGPLPAGFVLCCEVMPNDSVHIAATASGRARTVAETIKDSLMGRRIDPSAGKKGGIK comes from the coding sequence ATGAACACCCAGATGCTTCTGCTCTCCCGGATCGTCGAGACCCCCGGCTTCAATCCGCGCGAGAAGTACGGCGATGAGGAGTTTGCAGAGCTCGTCGAGAGCATCCGCACCAATGGGATGATCACGCCCCCGCTGGTGCGCGCCGCCGATGCCGAGGGGATGTCTTGGAGCCTGGTTGCGGGTCACCGGCGCGTGAAGGCCGCTCGCCAGATCGGTCTGGAGCAGATCGCCTGCGTGTGCCTGCCCTACGCACCGGAGGCGGACAACCTCCCCTTAGCCCTAATCGAGAACCTGCACCGCAAAGACCTCGACCCCATCGAGAAGGCCAAGGGCTTCAAGCGCATGATGGATCGTGGGCTCAATAAGCTCCAGGTAGGCAAGGTGCTGGGCATCTCGGACGCCTATGTGGGGCGGATGCTGTCCTTGCTGGAGCTGCCCAGTCCCATCCAGCAGCTCGTGACCACCAAGGGCCTAGGGCAGGAAGCCGCCTCGCACCTCGCCACGGGGATTCGCCAGGGGATGCCAAAGCGCGAGGCCACCACGCTGGCACGCACCGCCGCCAAGGACAAGCTCACGGGCTACGAGGTGCGCCAGGAGGTTCGCAAGTCCCTGGGCGATCCCATGCCACCCGTGCGCCAGCCCAGCGAGATCTTCTTGTCTTTGCCCATGAGCAAGAAGCCCGTTCTCGACTGGGCACTGATGCGCTTTGGGAGCCTGGCGGGGGCGCTGGAGGCTCTCCAGGCGCTACACGCTCCCGCCACGGCCAAGAAGCAGGCAGGGGAGCCCTCGCCCATCGCGGTGGGCTCTGATGCCGTCATGGGCACCTGGCGCGATCCCATGGGCGTGGTACGCACGGGTCAGCGGCGCTGGCCTGAGTTCCTCGTGGGCATGAACCAGGGGACGGGCGGGCTCATCGCGCTCCCCGCTGGCCCCCTGCCTGCGGGCTTTGTCCTCTGCTGCGAGGTCATGCCCAACGACTCGGTACACATCGCCGCCACGGCCAGCGGTCGGGCTCGCACGGTCGCCGAGACGATCAAGGACAGCCTGATGGGCCGAAGGATCGATCCTTCGGCGGGCAAGAAGGGCGGCATCAAGTAA
- a CDS encoding ParB/RepB/Spo0J family partition protein, producing the protein MIPPVNLSLPLEEMDNNNRHIGPGVFPLAAISERPGHNPRKDYGEHDGSFASLVESIKQFGMIQPPVIIPTSTAGEAWFVVSGHRRIAAARAAGMEEVRCIELGWDWTTDESGKDLAKDTLASYTETEQSIYALIENLQRKELNCIEVAEGVHSLERLGKTQEEIGRWIGRSQGAVSKLSRLLTLPDGVRAYLRTGELSQSHGEELLPLLGESFLTGEIETLASRAVEQGLTANGLRHVVREKVERATPKQVTLEEYSAPNDEGFDSELDARIARTLAGTKGLDKSELGSFDKDPKPMPRDDNGLTRKESDKEFAAAMAPDPDVVPLSELPAPKPSPEVQARISLGKWLDEIGLNWIEAAGRLCDITGPGGDVHKPGMWIRLEPETALKLMELCDWHLQEHGDIAGSAMGAKLNDVVNSFHAAKLEMRSEADAAKQALSATLPVFEEPAPAQTKPLTPSEAGEKQRQKELADQQAAQKKKAQRQAEHEARAAEKAKTDVTFRVSYCYPQHGEWQGGGECETLDGFTASFKSLVEARAFAAEESARNPRFLVHVTIWTEHIDRQSDRCQQRGDLWFFRGQSVPGGVSNSIPSEESLAVVGCVLSELYQVEGAKDEEDPGDPANFQIFPEAQTTRGLVDDMAGRLV; encoded by the coding sequence ATGATCCCCCCTGTAAACCTGTCCCTGCCCTTAGAGGAGATGGACAATAACAACCGGCACATTGGCCCGGGCGTCTTTCCTCTGGCCGCGATCTCGGAGCGCCCTGGACATAACCCGCGCAAGGACTACGGCGAGCATGATGGGAGCTTCGCCTCCCTGGTTGAGTCGATCAAGCAGTTTGGGATGATCCAACCCCCCGTAATCATCCCGACCAGCACCGCCGGTGAGGCGTGGTTTGTGGTGAGTGGGCATCGGCGTATCGCCGCTGCCCGCGCCGCTGGCATGGAAGAGGTGCGCTGCATCGAGCTGGGCTGGGACTGGACAACCGATGAGAGTGGCAAGGACCTCGCCAAAGACACCCTTGCCAGCTACACGGAGACAGAGCAGAGCATCTATGCCCTGATCGAGAACCTCCAGCGTAAAGAGCTCAACTGCATCGAGGTCGCCGAGGGGGTTCACAGTCTGGAGCGCCTCGGCAAGACGCAAGAGGAGATCGGGCGCTGGATCGGACGCTCCCAGGGGGCCGTCTCGAAGCTCTCCCGGCTTCTGACCCTCCCCGACGGCGTGCGGGCTTACCTGCGCACCGGAGAGCTCTCCCAGAGCCACGGCGAGGAGCTGCTGCCTTTGCTCGGGGAGTCGTTCCTGACCGGGGAGATCGAGACGCTGGCAAGCCGGGCGGTGGAGCAAGGGCTCACCGCCAACGGACTGCGCCACGTGGTGCGGGAGAAAGTCGAGCGCGCCACCCCCAAGCAAGTCACTCTCGAGGAGTATTCGGCACCGAATGATGAAGGGTTCGACAGCGAGCTCGATGCACGAATCGCCCGGACACTGGCGGGCACCAAGGGACTCGACAAGTCGGAGCTTGGTAGCTTCGACAAAGACCCGAAGCCCATGCCCCGCGATGACAACGGCCTGACGCGCAAGGAGAGCGATAAGGAGTTCGCTGCGGCGATGGCTCCCGATCCCGACGTTGTGCCGCTGTCGGAGCTACCAGCCCCAAAGCCTTCCCCTGAAGTGCAGGCACGAATCAGCCTAGGCAAGTGGCTTGATGAGATCGGCCTCAATTGGATCGAGGCCGCAGGCAGGCTCTGCGATATCACGGGACCAGGCGGCGATGTCCACAAGCCTGGTATGTGGATTCGCTTGGAGCCGGAGACCGCGCTGAAGCTCATGGAGCTGTGTGACTGGCACCTGCAAGAGCACGGGGACATTGCCGGCAGCGCGATGGGGGCCAAGCTAAACGATGTGGTGAACTCGTTCCACGCCGCCAAGCTGGAGATGCGATCGGAGGCGGATGCGGCCAAGCAGGCGCTCTCTGCAACCCTCCCTGTCTTTGAGGAGCCAGCGCCCGCACAGACTAAGCCCCTCACTCCTTCCGAAGCTGGCGAGAAACAACGCCAGAAGGAGCTGGCAGACCAGCAAGCGGCGCAGAAGAAAAAAGCCCAGCGGCAGGCAGAGCACGAGGCCAGGGCCGCAGAGAAGGCCAAGACCGATGTCACCTTCCGTGTGAGCTACTGCTACCCCCAACACGGTGAGTGGCAGGGTGGGGGCGAGTGCGAGACCCTGGACGGTTTTACCGCCAGCTTCAAGAGCCTCGTCGAGGCCCGTGCGTTCGCGGCAGAGGAGTCTGCTCGAAACCCGCGCTTCCTGGTTCACGTGACAATCTGGACGGAGCACATAGATCGCCAGTCCGACCGATGCCAGCAGCGGGGCGATCTTTGGTTCTTCCGCGGGCAGTCCGTTCCTGGTGGCGTCTCCAACTCGATCCCCAGCGAGGAGAGCCTGGCCGTGGTCGGGTGCGTGCTGAGTGAGCTGTACCAGGTCGAAGGCGCGAAAGACGAGGAAGATCCGGGCGACCCCGCCAACTTCCAGATCTTTCCCGAGGCTCAGACCACCCGCGGGCTCGTCGATGACATGGCGGGGAGGCTGGTCTGA
- a CDS encoding Lar family restriction alleviation protein — MPCPFCGRNSFRTRASAGYLVMCASCGTTGPGDSLTGGGTTHDTQEEAIAAWNKRHTPAPSNTQQAAAAVLAAQEAKGLSKYGTTLDTAGLSLLEIAEHYQQEAADALMYATAMVELMKKEAAS; from the coding sequence ATGCCCTGCCCGTTCTGTGGGCGTAACTCATTCCGCACAAGGGCTTCCGCAGGCTATCTAGTCATGTGCGCTTCCTGCGGAACCACCGGCCCCGGCGACAGCCTCACTGGAGGAGGCACTACGCACGACACGCAGGAGGAGGCAATCGCCGCATGGAACAAGCGCCACACTCCCGCCCCAAGCAACACCCAACAAGCCGCCGCCGCCGTTCTAGCCGCTCAGGAGGCCAAGGGCTTGAGCAAGTACGGCACGACGCTCGACACGGCGGGACTCAGCCTGCTTGAGATAGCCGAGCACTACCAGCAAGAAGCCGCCGACGCCCTGATGTACGCGACGGCGATGGTGGAGCTGATGAAGAAAGAGGCCGCCTCATGA
- a CDS encoding DUF5131 family protein — MAKDSKIEWTHHTFNPWRGCTKVSEGCKHCYAETLSKRNPKVLGIWGPQGTRVMASESMWREPLKWNEEARAAGERHRVFCASLADVFEGPETCSEEAYQVVREAREKLFRLIEATPDLDWLLLTKRPENMMKFCPWPWANLWPRNVWAGTSVENQSAADKRIPELLNVPAKYRFLSCEPLLGRLDILPAIGAWCSCGWRQVSPRQIDRSLATHLDSNNPCPRCGESVSLSPRGIHWVIAGGESGSDARPMHPDWARSLRDQCQSAGVSFFFKQHGEYRQAEGDEGRLPEGWPSVPYRGLPTHCFCEPGPDTLDTLVIRVGKKNAGRLLDGRTWDELPTVEASHA, encoded by the coding sequence ATGGCTAAAGACAGCAAGATTGAATGGACGCATCACACCTTTAACCCGTGGCGTGGATGCACCAAGGTTTCGGAGGGGTGCAAGCACTGCTACGCGGAGACCCTCAGCAAGCGAAACCCCAAGGTGCTTGGGATTTGGGGGCCGCAGGGGACGCGCGTGATGGCGAGTGAGTCCATGTGGCGCGAGCCGCTCAAGTGGAACGAGGAAGCCAGAGCAGCAGGGGAGCGCCATCGGGTGTTCTGTGCCAGCTTGGCCGATGTGTTCGAGGGGCCGGAAACCTGTAGCGAGGAAGCGTACCAGGTGGTTCGTGAGGCGCGGGAGAAGCTCTTTAGACTCATAGAGGCGACCCCTGATCTTGATTGGCTCCTGCTGACCAAACGCCCAGAGAACATGATGAAGTTTTGTCCGTGGCCGTGGGCGAATCTTTGGCCCCGAAATGTTTGGGCAGGCACCTCAGTCGAGAACCAGTCCGCTGCCGATAAGCGCATCCCGGAGCTGCTGAATGTTCCTGCCAAGTACAGGTTCCTGAGCTGTGAGCCTCTCCTAGGCAGGTTGGATATTCTCCCGGCCATTGGCGCTTGGTGCTCTTGTGGGTGGAGGCAAGTATCGCCTCGGCAAATAGATCGCTCTCTTGCTACGCATCTAGACAGCAATAATCCGTGCCCTCGGTGCGGCGAATCTGTAAGCCTCTCGCCGCGCGGTATCCACTGGGTGATCGCTGGCGGTGAATCTGGCTCCGACGCTCGCCCGATGCACCCCGATTGGGCGAGATCGCTTCGGGATCAGTGCCAGAGCGCCGGAGTGAGCTTCTTCTTCAAGCAACACGGGGAGTATCGGCAGGCTGAAGGTGATGAAGGGAGATTGCCTGAAGGATGGCCCTCAGTGCCTTACCGAGGGTTGCCTACTCACTGTTTCTGTGAGCCAGGACCTGATACTCTCGACACCCTTGTGATCCGTGTTGGCAAGAAGAACGCCGGTCGCCTGCTCGATGGCCGCACCTGGGACGAGCTGCCCACCGTGGAGGCGTCCCATGCGTAA
- a CDS encoding DNA polymerase III subunit beta has product MIHVSTRDLNQALAIVTPLALKAGTLPITSTVHLLPSSNKLALITTSMSAWLRAEVPMMSNSGTPDLGLGEPTPKSLGTEEVGTCIGSRQLNTLVSTLEAPDTQIALPEGNNKATVTSGRVKAALLCLPGEEFPHPASDGQLGQPTVLPAEVFCMALQSAIAFAATDTKRTALCSVLLDGDRQEVRFVATDTHTLFRRSLSGGSYTGVSPLGKCLIPMESATHVLRIVRALKALEVSLRVLKPETGGSYLVVGLASGDMAVTMTLRLSEEAYPNYERVIPTAHEREWTLDRKDALTAISRVSIAASDNANRCVLCNYDRPSSALITAESGTIGVIEDELEVAANGEPIEICFNAKLFKRCLDAMVGDGVSLRMTEPLRPSSIVPTDEPATDGWHVSTLTVLMPMQVV; this is encoded by the coding sequence ATGATTCATGTTTCAACCCGAGACTTAAACCAGGCACTTGCCATCGTCACGCCGCTTGCCCTGAAGGCGGGCACGCTTCCGATCACGAGCACAGTGCACCTTCTTCCGTCCAGCAACAAGCTGGCCCTGATTACTACGAGCATGAGCGCATGGCTACGGGCCGAAGTCCCAATGATGAGCAACTCAGGCACTCCTGACCTTGGACTTGGCGAGCCCACGCCCAAGTCTCTAGGCACCGAAGAGGTCGGCACGTGTATCGGAAGCCGGCAGCTCAACACGCTCGTAAGCACGCTGGAAGCCCCCGATACGCAGATCGCACTTCCCGAAGGAAACAACAAGGCGACGGTCACCAGCGGGCGAGTCAAGGCCGCTCTCCTATGCCTCCCCGGAGAGGAGTTTCCACACCCTGCCAGTGATGGACAACTTGGGCAGCCGACCGTGCTTCCCGCCGAGGTATTCTGCATGGCTCTCCAGAGTGCCATTGCCTTTGCCGCAACGGACACGAAGCGAACGGCCCTTTGTAGCGTCCTGCTCGATGGCGACCGACAAGAGGTGCGATTTGTGGCTACGGATACGCACACGCTCTTTCGTAGGTCGCTCTCGGGAGGGAGCTACACCGGGGTCTCGCCCCTGGGCAAGTGCCTGATTCCCATGGAGTCTGCCACACACGTGCTTCGGATCGTGCGTGCACTGAAAGCCCTGGAGGTTTCCCTACGAGTCCTCAAGCCGGAGACGGGTGGTAGCTACTTGGTTGTTGGTCTGGCTTCCGGCGATATGGCAGTGACGATGACGCTTCGGCTTTCCGAGGAGGCGTACCCCAACTACGAGCGCGTCATCCCGACGGCTCACGAGAGGGAATGGACGCTGGATCGAAAGGACGCGCTGACCGCCATCTCTCGCGTCTCCATTGCCGCCAGTGACAATGCGAACCGCTGCGTCCTGTGTAACTACGACCGCCCCTCATCTGCACTGATCACGGCTGAATCGGGCACTATCGGCGTGATCGAGGACGAGCTGGAGGTAGCCGCCAATGGTGAGCCGATTGAGATCTGCTTCAACGCAAAGCTGTTCAAGCGGTGTCTTGATGCGATGGTGGGCGATGGCGTCTCCCTGCGGATGACCGAGCCCCTGCGGCCAAGCAGTATTGTGCCCACCGATGAGCCCGCCACAGACGGGTGGCACGTCTCGACGTTGACAGTTCTGATGCCGATGCAGGTGGTTTGA